One Alphaproteobacteria bacterium DNA segment encodes these proteins:
- a CDS encoding usg protein: MSSFERQLKDYRLTTAEILYHMPDHPKILQSYVWQEFDIAPHFPVLKKFLEFWNKTLDGKLHSVCVSSAKLIKPTTINFADAYITLH, encoded by the coding sequence ATGAGCAGCTTTGAAAGACAATTAAAAGATTACAGATTAACCACTGCTGAAATTCTTTATCATATGCCAGATCATCCCAAGATTCTTCAAAGCTATGTATGGCAAGAATTTGATATTGCCCCTCATTTCCCTGTGTTGAAAAAATTCCTTGAATTCTGGAATAAAACTTTGGATGGGAAATTGCATTCCGTTTGTGTATCTTCCGCAAAATTAATTAAACCAACCACCATTAATTTTGCCGATGCGTATATAACTCTCCATTAA
- a CDS encoding folate-binding protein, whose translation MTDLLRNTHRSLIAINGKDNFNFLQGLISNDIHKLNHNNCLYAAFLTAQGKYLYDFFLLYQNDTIYIDCHTQQKDSLIKRLGFYKLRSQVVIQDISNNWVIGYIYDSQSPKLFDLKDQVGYTKDIQHSIISIDPRNKKLGFRLYIPKSEYSDFISKFSLTELNDDTNYERLRINLAVPDGTKDLIPEKSTLLDYGFDHLNAIDWNKGCYIGQELTARMHYRALTKKALYTVHLKGLPPEIGTIIMHNDQEAGEMKSSIQNIGLALLRKEIIDMNIKHFIANDTTISL comes from the coding sequence ATGACAGATTTATTAAGAAATACCCACCGTTCCTTGATCGCAATAAACGGTAAAGACAACTTTAACTTTCTTCAAGGGTTGATCAGTAACGATATTCATAAGTTAAACCATAATAATTGTCTTTATGCGGCGTTTCTTACAGCCCAAGGGAAATATTTATATGATTTCTTTCTTTTGTACCAAAATGATACAATTTATATAGATTGTCATACCCAGCAAAAAGACAGTTTAATCAAAAGATTAGGATTTTATAAATTGCGATCCCAAGTTGTTATCCAAGATATCAGTAATAATTGGGTTATAGGTTATATTTATGATAGCCAATCCCCTAAGCTATTCGATTTAAAAGATCAAGTTGGATATACTAAAGATATCCAGCATTCGATTATATCAATTGATCCTAGAAATAAAAAACTTGGATTTAGACTTTATATTCCCAAAAGTGAATATTCTGATTTCATATCAAAATTTTCATTAACAGAATTAAATGACGACACCAATTATGAACGATTACGCATTAATCTTGCTGTTCCTGATGGGACAAAAGATTTAATTCCAGAAAAATCAACCTTGCTCGATTATGGTTTTGATCATCTTAACGCCATTGACTGGAATAAAGGATGTTATATAGGCCAGGAATTAACAGCACGCATGCATTACCGTGCACTCACCAAAAAGGCATTATATACTGTTCACCTAAAGGGGCTACCACCAGAAATTGGAACAATAATTATGCATAATGATCAAGAAGCTGGCGAAATGAAATCCAGTATCCAGAATATTGGTCTTGCCCTTTTACGAAAAGAAATTATTGACATGAATATTAAACACTTTATAGCCAACGATACAACTATTTCCTTATAA
- a CDS encoding type I secretion system permease/ATPase — translation MTESEKISLKNNSKDIINRVEDDDLIQCLIFITRFWGIPQTAAVITAGLPLSDQGMTLELLEQAAEKISFSVKISSKDLIDINQIHLPCVLLLENKKAVILVKIKNDQAQIVEPSTLDVYQHINLDDLKKLYIGSLVLIRPKIHLDPRALEFSTTDHQKNWFWGRLIKFLPVYIQVFIASIFLNIFGLASPIFSMAVYDRIVPNSAFESLWVLALGVIMAFGFDFLMRLLRGYFIDQAGRTLDQQISNHIFEHILSMRMDKRPQSSGGLANIIREFENIRDFLTSASLSTLVDIPFLLLFIAILYMVGGSIAFIPLVIIPLVLICSLFLQIPMRRSVDQAYKETAQKQALLVETIQGLESIKVSRAEGYIQRRWRDFVTVAAQSATTSKFWSLLTINFATFMSNITVIFVMIWGVYHVADGRMTVGALIASSMLTSRAMAPLAQIAGIILRLYQSWASLKGLNQLMKIPVERPFDKIFLNQTHIKESIEFRDVVFSYPQQYGKVLNGINFKIKAGEKIGILGRIGSGKTTIGRLLLNLYEPENGMITLDGIDIRQIDPVDLRSRIGTVLQDSTIFYGSIKDNITMGQPYIQEETILEAAKISGVYNFIKDHPHGFNFQVGEDGKNLSGGQRQAIILARAILLNPPIFLFDEPTSAMDNSTENSFKDRFAQILPNKTFILITHRQAMLSLVDRLIVLDNGKIVADGPKKSVIDSLTKGQIHAAASSHNS, via the coding sequence ATGACGGAATCTGAAAAAATCTCCTTAAAAAATAATTCAAAAGACATCATTAATCGGGTTGAAGATGATGATTTGATTCAATGTCTGATTTTTATAACACGATTCTGGGGCATCCCTCAAACAGCAGCAGTTATAACAGCAGGTCTGCCTTTATCAGATCAAGGAATGACCTTAGAGCTTTTAGAACAGGCCGCAGAAAAAATATCTTTTTCAGTTAAAATTTCTTCAAAAGATTTAATAGATATCAATCAAATTCATTTACCCTGTGTTCTTTTATTAGAAAATAAAAAAGCTGTTATTTTAGTTAAAATTAAAAATGATCAAGCACAGATTGTGGAACCAAGCACCTTAGATGTTTATCAACATATCAATCTGGATGATTTAAAAAAACTATATATAGGATCCCTGGTTTTAATTCGGCCTAAAATTCACCTAGACCCAAGGGCACTAGAATTTTCAACAACAGATCATCAAAAAAATTGGTTTTGGGGTCGCTTAATTAAATTTTTACCTGTTTATATTCAAGTTTTTATTGCGTCAATTTTTTTGAACATTTTTGGATTAGCAAGTCCTATATTCAGCATGGCGGTCTATGACCGCATTGTCCCTAATAGTGCGTTTGAAAGTCTATGGGTTTTAGCGCTTGGGGTTATTATGGCTTTTGGATTTGATTTTTTAATGCGCCTCTTAAGGGGTTATTTTATTGATCAAGCGGGACGTACTTTGGATCAACAAATTTCTAATCATATATTTGAGCATATTTTATCGATGCGTATGGATAAAAGACCCCAATCGTCCGGGGGGCTTGCAAATATTATACGCGAATTTGAAAATATTCGGGATTTTTTAACCTCAGCTTCATTATCAACCTTAGTTGATATCCCTTTTTTGCTTTTATTTATTGCCATTTTATATATGGTGGGTGGATCTATTGCTTTTATACCTTTGGTTATTATTCCTTTAGTTCTTATTTGTAGTTTGTTTTTACAAATTCCAATGCGGCGCAGTGTTGATCAGGCTTATAAAGAAACAGCCCAAAAACAAGCTTTATTAGTTGAAACAATTCAAGGATTGGAATCCATTAAGGTATCGCGTGCGGAAGGATATATTCAAAGAAGATGGCGGGATTTTGTAACGGTTGCTGCCCAATCTGCGACAACGTCTAAATTTTGGTCATTACTGACCATTAATTTTGCAACCTTTATGTCAAATATTACAGTAATTTTTGTTATGATATGGGGTGTGTATCATGTGGCAGACGGTCGTATGACAGTTGGTGCTTTGATAGCATCATCCATGTTAACAAGCCGTGCTATGGCACCTTTGGCCCAAATTGCTGGCATTATTTTGCGCCTTTATCAAAGTTGGGCATCTCTTAAAGGGTTAAACCAATTGATGAAAATTCCGGTTGAACGTCCCTTTGATAAGATTTTTTTAAACCAAACCCATATCAAAGAGTCTATAGAATTTCGTGATGTGGTTTTTAGTTACCCCCAACAATATGGTAAAGTTTTAAATGGGATAAATTTTAAAATTAAAGCTGGTGAAAAAATTGGTATTTTAGGTCGTATTGGATCAGGTAAAACAACAATAGGTAGGTTGCTATTGAATCTTTACGAACCAGAAAATGGGATGATTACATTGGATGGAATAGATATTCGCCAGATTGATCCTGTTGATTTGCGCAGCCGTATAGGAACAGTTTTACAAGATTCAACAATTTTTTATGGATCAATAAAAGATAATATTACGATGGGCCAACCCTATATTCAAGAAGAAACAATTTTGGAAGCTGCAAAGATTTCCGGTGTATATAATTTTATTAAAGATCATCCCCATGGATTTAATTTTCAAGTTGGGGAAGATGGGAAGAATTTATCTGGTGGACAACGTCAAGCAATTATTTTAGCACGGGCCATTTTATTAAATCCCCCAATCTTTTTATTTGATGAACCAACAAGTGCAATGGATAATTCAACAGAAAATTCATTTAAAGATAGGTTTGCACAAATTTTACCCAATAAAACTTTTATTTTAATTACACATCGGCAAGCTATGTTATCTTTGGTTGATCGATTAATTGTTTTAGATAATGGAAAGATTGTGGCGGATGGACCAAAAAAATCTGTGATTGATTCTTTAACGAAAGGTCAAATTCATGCAGCTGCTTCTTCACATAATTCTTAA
- a CDS encoding ABC transporter ATP-binding protein/permease, with the protein MSAQNLQPVDYIPTTPTSLLWLMLRKFYAWRCLSLVVVVLIAQFFQTIDAYIFKELINSLTQLLKDPNFISTTVYWFWMCVVVWFASTLGFRVYDWIDLYTSPKLREQIQNQMFGYLLGHSPQFFQDNFAGKLGQKVKEAGRSSIEILELLITGTRIIFMTIVTLILMATEHSLYAIILGTWMVAYLGCCVYWAKGCIVRSESLFAQVSLTSGKIIDSIANAESVRSFARWRHERHKIQDVLGEERRRSMNFRWFLIYMKVFQAVLILSMLSGITYLAIVHVRQGIMDLGGFSMVFSLANIVTFNVWNLSNDMLSFFEHVGTLKESLNLITKPHAITNVKNAPLLKVTQGEIIFDNITYQHPDGSILFDQLNLKIDAGQKIGLVGPSGAGKSTLVKLLRRHFEPSSGSIYIDGQNVAKVNWDSVNENIAEVSQNPGIFHRPVFENIQFGNLNATADEVEHAACQAYCHDFIMQRPQGYQTIVGEQGIKLSGGERQRIAIARAFLKNAPILILDEATSALDSESEHFIQQALNQLMAKRTVIAIAHRLSTITHMDQILYLKKGQIIERGSHQELLELNGYYARMWNKQVGGFIQEET; encoded by the coding sequence ATGTCCGCCCAAAATCTTCAACCAGTTGATTACATCCCAACAACACCCACATCTCTTTTGTGGTTGATGTTGCGCAAATTTTATGCATGGCGCTGTTTGTCGCTTGTTGTGGTTGTTTTGATCGCGCAATTCTTTCAAACGATAGATGCCTATATTTTTAAAGAGCTTATTAACAGCTTAACGCAACTTTTAAAAGATCCCAATTTTATTTCCACTACAGTTTATTGGTTTTGGATGTGTGTTGTTGTTTGGTTTGCCTCAACTCTTGGGTTCCGGGTTTATGATTGGATTGACCTATATACCAGCCCCAAATTAAGAGAGCAAATTCAAAACCAAATGTTTGGCTATTTATTGGGTCATTCCCCCCAGTTTTTCCAAGATAATTTTGCCGGCAAATTAGGACAAAAGGTTAAAGAAGCCGGACGATCCAGTATTGAAATCTTGGAACTTCTGATCACAGGAACCAGAATTATTTTCATGACAATTGTTACCCTGATATTAATGGCAACGGAACATTCACTTTACGCCATTATATTAGGGACATGGATGGTTGCCTATTTGGGATGCTGCGTTTATTGGGCCAAAGGATGCATTGTTCGTTCAGAATCCCTTTTTGCCCAAGTAAGTTTAACTTCAGGCAAAATAATTGATTCCATCGCCAATGCCGAAAGTGTACGCAGTTTTGCACGATGGCGCCACGAACGCCACAAAATTCAAGATGTCCTAGGCGAAGAACGCCGGCGGTCCATGAATTTTCGATGGTTTTTAATTTACATGAAAGTTTTTCAAGCTGTTCTTATTCTTTCCATGCTATCCGGGATTACCTATTTGGCAATCGTTCATGTGCGCCAAGGTATTATGGATTTAGGTGGATTTAGCATGGTTTTTTCATTGGCCAATATTGTAACCTTTAACGTGTGGAATTTATCCAACGATATGCTTAGCTTCTTTGAACATGTTGGTACGTTAAAAGAATCATTAAATTTAATTACCAAACCCCATGCCATTACCAATGTTAAAAATGCGCCTTTATTAAAAGTAACCCAAGGCGAAATTATTTTTGATAATATAACCTATCAACATCCAGATGGCAGTATTTTATTTGACCAATTAAACCTAAAGATTGATGCAGGCCAAAAGATAGGTTTGGTTGGCCCGTCAGGTGCAGGTAAAAGTACATTAGTTAAACTATTGCGCCGTCATTTTGAACCGTCATCAGGGTCAATTTATATCGATGGTCAAAATGTTGCCAAGGTCAATTGGGATTCCGTCAATGAAAATATTGCCGAGGTTTCCCAAAATCCTGGTATTTTTCATAGACCAGTTTTTGAAAACATTCAATTTGGTAATTTGAATGCCACCGCAGATGAGGTAGAACATGCAGCATGTCAAGCTTACTGCCATGACTTTATTATGCAACGACCCCAGGGATACCAAACAATCGTAGGTGAACAAGGTATTAAATTATCAGGTGGCGAACGCCAACGCATTGCAATAGCCCGAGCATTTTTGAAAAATGCCCCCATCCTTATTCTTGATGAAGCAACCAGTGCGTTAGATTCCGAATCCGAACATTTCATTCAACAAGCTTTGAACCAATTAATGGCCAAACGTACAGTCATTGCTATTGCCCACCGTTTATCAACCATCACCCATATGGATCAAATCTTGTATTTGAAGAAGGGGCAAATTATTGAACGCGGTAGCCACCAAGAATTGTTAGAATTAAATGGGTACTATGCCCGTATGTGGAATAAACAAGTTGGTGGGTTTATCCAAGAAGAAACATAA
- a CDS encoding co-chaperone GroES: MKFRPLHDRVLVRRLEQDEKTAGGIIIPDTAKEKPMEGEVLAVGDGIRGEDGKLQPMAVKAGDQILFGKWSGTEVRIDGEDLLIMKESDIMGIVEGSVKSKKKAA, encoded by the coding sequence ATGAAATTCCGGCCGCTTCATGATCGCGTTCTTGTTCGTCGTTTAGAACAGGATGAAAAAACAGCAGGTGGTATCATTATTCCAGATACAGCCAAAGAAAAACCAATGGAAGGTGAAGTATTAGCTGTTGGCGATGGTATCAGAGGAGAAGACGGTAAATTACAACCTATGGCAGTTAAAGCTGGCGACCAAATTTTATTTGGTAAATGGTCAGGCACCGAAGTGCGTATTGATGGTGAAGATCTTTTGATTATGAAAGAGTCTGACATTATGGGTATTGTTGAAGGTAGCGTTAAATCTAAGAAAAAAGCTGCTTAA
- a CDS encoding FAD-binding oxidoreductase: MSLSYPPSYYAATAIPFADQSILEGQHQVDVCIIGGGYTGLHTALELRKHNLSVILLEEVKVGWGASGRNGGQLHSGFRMGPADLIKNFGIQTAKDLWLMAEESKTIIHERIAQYNIPCDYKNGLLVTASRPADMTWMQQDVEALKTIFNYSKCAILSKEQVNDEVASTLYYGGIVDQGGGHLHPLNLALGLAQAAAAEGVKIYEKSKVLNIQGNGPVTVVTAQGTVKANKAVICCDGYLRRLEKRIASKIMPIANYILATEPLGEKMAREIIAHDWAICDSKYVVNYYRFSSDHRLLYGGGETYSSREPKDMKTFVKKHMVKTFPQLSDVKIDYAWGGWLGISMSRLPDIGCFTPGLYYAQGYSGQGVALSSLVGRVIAESITGFNDRFDLLSRFPNRSFPGGTLLRWPGQVAAMLWYSMLDRFR; this comes from the coding sequence ATGTCTTTATCTTACCCACCATCTTATTATGCGGCAACGGCGATACCATTTGCGGATCAATCTATATTGGAAGGACAGCATCAGGTTGATGTATGTATTATTGGCGGTGGTTATACAGGATTACATACAGCGCTTGAACTTAGAAAGCATAATCTTTCTGTCATTTTGTTAGAAGAAGTGAAAGTGGGTTGGGGTGCATCAGGCCGCAATGGCGGGCAGCTTCATTCGGGGTTTCGTATGGGACCGGCTGATCTTATTAAAAATTTTGGGATTCAGACAGCCAAAGATTTATGGTTAATGGCAGAAGAATCTAAAACCATTATTCATGAACGAATTGCCCAATATAACATACCATGTGATTATAAAAATGGGTTGCTGGTCACAGCGTCAAGACCAGCGGATATGACATGGATGCAACAAGATGTTGAAGCGTTAAAGACAATTTTTAATTATTCAAAATGCGCCATCTTATCCAAAGAACAAGTTAATGATGAAGTTGCCTCAACGCTTTATTATGGAGGTATAGTGGACCAAGGTGGTGGGCATTTGCATCCCTTAAATTTGGCCCTTGGTCTGGCCCAGGCAGCGGCGGCAGAAGGTGTCAAAATTTATGAAAAGTCAAAGGTTTTAAATATTCAGGGAAATGGCCCTGTCACCGTTGTTACAGCCCAGGGAACGGTGAAAGCAAATAAAGCGGTTATTTGCTGTGATGGGTATTTAAGACGTTTGGAGAAAAGAATAGCATCTAAAATTATGCCAATTGCCAATTATATTTTGGCAACAGAACCTTTGGGTGAAAAAATGGCCCGGGAAATTATTGCTCACGATTGGGCTATTTGCGACAGCAAATATGTTGTGAATTACTATCGTTTTTCATCAGACCATCGTCTGCTTTATGGGGGTGGAGAAACCTATTCATCCCGTGAACCCAAAGATATGAAAACCTTTGTTAAAAAACATATGGTTAAAACGTTCCCACAATTATCTGATGTAAAGATTGATTATGCCTGGGGTGGCTGGCTTGGCATTAGTATGAGCCGATTGCCTGATATAGGTTGTTTTACCCCCGGATTGTATTATGCCCAAGGTTATTCAGGCCAGGGTGTTGCCTTGTCTTCACTAGTGGGACGTGTCATTGCCGAATCCATAACCGGTTTTAATGATCGATTTGATCTTCTATCCCGCTTTCCGAACAGATCATTTCCTGGTGGCACCTTATTACGTTGGCCGGGTCAAGTTGCTGCCATGTTATGGTACAGCATGCTTGATCGGTTTAGATAA
- the groL gene encoding chaperonin GroEL (60 kDa chaperone family; promotes refolding of misfolded polypeptides especially under stressful conditions; forms two stacked rings of heptamers to form a barrel-shaped 14mer; ends can be capped by GroES; misfolded proteins enter the barrel where they are refolded when GroES binds) encodes MAAKDVKFSSDARERMLRGVDILANAVKVTLGPKGRNVVIDKTFGAPRITKDGVTVAKEIELTDKFENMGAQMVREVASKTNDLTGDGTTTATVLAQAIVREGIKAVAAGMNPMDLKRGINMAVDTVVEDVKKRSKKVSTSEEIAQVGTISANGEKEIGEMIARAMQKVGNEGVITVEEAKGMETELEVVEGMQFDRGYLSPYFVTNAEKMQVELDNPYILLHEKKLSGLQAMLPVLEAVVQSGRPLLVIAEDVEGEALATLVVNKLRGGLKVAAVKAPGFGDRRKAMLEDIAILTGGQVISEELGIKLEGVTLDMLGKAKKVVITKEETTVVDGSGKKKDIEARCNQIRAQVEETTSDYDKEKLSERLAKLAGGVAVIRVGGATEVEVKERKDRVDDAMHATRAAVEEGIVAGGGVALLYAHKSLEKLKPENDDQKVGIDIVRRALTSPARQIAENAGTDGSIVVGKLLESKNNNWGYDAQNDTYTDLVKSGIIDPTKVVRVALQDAASVAALLITTEAMVAERPERKSPAGGGAPDMGGMGGMGGMGGGMDF; translated from the coding sequence ATGGCTGCTAAAGATGTAAAATTTAGTTCAGATGCCCGTGAACGTATGTTACGTGGCGTTGATATTCTTGCCAATGCAGTAAAGGTAACATTAGGTCCAAAAGGTCGTAATGTTGTTATTGACAAAACTTTTGGTGCCCCACGTATTACTAAGGATGGTGTCACCGTTGCTAAAGAAATCGAACTCACAGATAAATTCGAAAATATGGGTGCCCAAATGGTACGTGAAGTTGCATCCAAAACCAACGATTTAACTGGTGATGGTACAACCACAGCCACCGTTTTGGCCCAAGCTATTGTTCGTGAAGGTATTAAAGCTGTTGCAGCTGGCATGAACCCAATGGATTTAAAACGTGGTATTAACATGGCTGTTGATACTGTTGTTGAAGATGTAAAAAAACGTTCAAAAAAAGTTTCTACATCCGAAGAAATTGCCCAGGTTGGTACAATTTCCGCCAATGGCGAAAAAGAAATTGGTGAAATGATTGCCCGTGCCATGCAAAAAGTTGGCAATGAAGGTGTTATCACCGTTGAAGAAGCCAAAGGTATGGAAACAGAATTAGAAGTGGTTGAAGGTATGCAATTCGATCGTGGATATCTTTCCCCATATTTCGTAACTAATGCCGAAAAAATGCAAGTTGAATTAGACAATCCTTATATTCTTTTACATGAAAAGAAATTAAGTGGTCTTCAAGCAATGTTACCAGTTCTTGAAGCTGTTGTTCAATCAGGCCGCCCATTATTAGTTATTGCCGAAGATGTTGAAGGTGAAGCCTTGGCAACCTTGGTTGTAAATAAACTTCGTGGTGGTTTAAAAGTTGCTGCTGTGAAAGCCCCAGGTTTTGGTGATCGTCGCAAAGCCATGTTAGAAGACATTGCCATTTTAACAGGTGGCCAAGTTATTTCCGAAGAACTCGGCATTAAACTTGAAGGTGTAACTTTGGACATGCTTGGTAAAGCCAAAAAAGTTGTCATTACCAAAGAAGAAACAACTGTTGTTGATGGTTCTGGTAAGAAAAAAGACATTGAAGCACGTTGTAACCAAATCCGTGCCCAAGTTGAAGAAACAACATCTGACTATGACAAAGAAAAATTGTCCGAACGTTTGGCTAAATTAGCTGGTGGTGTTGCTGTTATTCGCGTTGGTGGTGCAACCGAGGTCGAAGTGAAAGAACGCAAAGACCGCGTTGATGATGCCATGCATGCAACCCGTGCAGCAGTTGAAGAAGGTATCGTTGCCGGTGGTGGTGTTGCCCTTCTTTATGCACATAAAAGCTTGGAAAAATTAAAACCAGAAAATGACGACCAAAAAGTTGGTATTGATATTGTTCGTCGTGCGTTAACATCTCCAGCCCGTCAAATTGCAGAAAATGCAGGGACAGATGGATCCATTGTTGTAGGTAAATTGTTGGAAAGCAAAAACAACAATTGGGGTTACGATGCACAGAATGATACATACACCGATTTGGTCAAATCAGGTATTATTGATCCAACCAAAGTTGTCCGTGTGGCTTTACAAGATGCAGCATCAGTTGCAGCTTTATTGATCACAACCGAAGCTATGGTTGCTGAACGCCCAGAAAGAAAATCACCAGCTGGTGGTGGCGCCCCAGATATGGGTGGCATGGGCGGTATGGGTGGTATGGGCGGCGGTATGGATTTCTAA
- a CDS encoding COX15/CtaA family protein, translating into MTPQIKIHNKNHSVGIWLLLCCFMIFIMIMIGGITRLTESGLSITEWKPIMGMIPPLNQLDWEKLFNLYQQTPEYIKINQGMTLDEFKSIFWWEYIHRFWGRLIGLVFFIPFILFAIQRRFSPSQFITLFFIFLLGGLQGFIGWYMVKSGLSIRTDVSQYRLTLHLLCALLLFGLIFRQALSFLSLSPTQPTYPINQPHQPTKLLTYSYVLIFLIALTILMGGFTAGLNGGLVYNSFPYMGPKFVPEEFWYYHPMWRAPFESPASAQFFHRWIALFFFINVMIFKIISLKYDLSISSLKLINSLVFLTLFQVMLGILTVLYVVPISVALIHQANALLTFTILLWLNFDLKRLSLLNIRNTNC; encoded by the coding sequence TTGACCCCACAAATAAAGATACATAATAAAAATCATTCCGTAGGAATATGGCTTCTTCTTTGTTGTTTCATGATTTTTATCATGATTATGATTGGGGGTATCACAAGGTTAACTGAATCTGGTCTTTCCATAACCGAATGGAAACCGATTATGGGAATGATACCACCCCTAAATCAATTGGATTGGGAAAAATTATTTAACCTTTATCAACAAACACCAGAATATATAAAAATTAACCAAGGCATGACGCTTGATGAATTTAAATCCATTTTTTGGTGGGAATATATTCACCGATTTTGGGGAAGGTTAATTGGATTAGTATTTTTTATCCCTTTCATCTTGTTTGCAATTCAACGACGTTTTTCACCATCCCAATTCATAACATTATTTTTCATTTTTCTTCTGGGCGGTCTTCAAGGATTTATTGGATGGTATATGGTCAAAAGTGGACTTAGCATTCGCACCGATGTCAGCCAATATAGGCTTACCCTTCATCTTTTATGTGCTCTTTTACTTTTTGGATTAATTTTCAGACAAGCTCTTTCATTTTTGTCTTTATCGCCAACACAACCTACATACCCTATCAACCAACCCCATCAACCCACAAAACTTTTAACCTATAGCTATGTTTTAATTTTTCTTATTGCACTCACCATTCTTATGGGTGGGTTTACTGCAGGGTTAAATGGCGGATTGGTCTATAACAGTTTTCCTTATATGGGACCCAAATTTGTGCCCGAAGAATTTTGGTATTATCATCCTATGTGGCGTGCCCCCTTTGAAAGCCCAGCAAGTGCCCAATTTTTTCATCGTTGGATTGCCCTATTCTTTTTTATCAATGTTATGATCTTTAAAATCATAAGTTTAAAATATGATCTTTCTATTTCATCTTTAAAGCTAATCAATAGTTTAGTTTTTTTAACTTTATTTCAAGTTATGTTGGGCATATTAACTGTGCTTTATGTTGTACCAATCTCCGTTGCCCTCATTCATCAGGCTAATGCCCTTTTAACCTTCACCATTCTTTTATGGTTAAATTTTGATTTGAAAAGATTAAGCTTATTAAATATAAGAAACACCAATTGTTAA
- a CDS encoding GFA family protein — MQIHGSCHCGTIHYEAIVNPDKTTICHCTDCQKLTGSAYRVSVPAEKGSFHLLKGTPTIYIKIGDSGARRAQAFCPTCGSSLYVYDADNPNLYGLRVGCIEESALLIPQKQKWYRSVLKWTQNLEKIERQDKE; from the coding sequence ATGCAAATCCATGGAAGTTGCCATTGTGGCACCATTCACTATGAGGCCATAGTTAACCCAGACAAAACCACAATTTGTCATTGTACAGATTGTCAAAAACTTACCGGTAGTGCTTATCGTGTTTCAGTACCTGCAGAAAAAGGTTCTTTTCATTTGCTCAAAGGTACACCTACGATTTACATAAAAATTGGAGATAGTGGTGCCAGACGTGCCCAAGCATTTTGCCCCACCTGTGGTTCATCTCTTTATGTCTATGATGCTGATAATCCAAATTTATATGGCTTACGTGTTGGCTGTATTGAAGAGAGTGCGCTTCTTATTCCCCAAAAACAGAAATGGTACCGATCAGTTTTAAAATGGACACAAAATCTTGAAAAAATAGAAAGACAAGATAAAGAATAA
- a CDS encoding ribbon-helix-helix domain-containing protein, giving the protein MPHRIIQYHGRRYSLKLDDVIWDCLDTIAQTLKIKLNELVHNIISKQNQLPENITNTIRLFCLDYLHQEIGILKKELNFLQTTGDRALLPFVMKACPVPCFLINNAQAVIAANSLALTWLGAEEKGLIGKLITHYIQIKPTQPLPFILDMFSRGYTGSIAANIIYLKPGKLITTKATLVLADIKEDYFSYMIYLDYHPATMR; this is encoded by the coding sequence ATGCCCCACCGTATTATTCAATATCATGGTCGGCGTTATTCGTTAAAACTGGACGATGTTATTTGGGATTGTTTAGATACAATTGCCCAAACATTAAAAATAAAACTCAATGAATTAGTCCATAATATTATTAGCAAACAGAATCAGTTACCTGAAAATATTACAAATACTATAAGGCTTTTTTGTTTAGATTATCTTCATCAAGAAATTGGAATCTTAAAGAAAGAATTGAATTTTTTACAAACAACAGGGGACCGGGCTTTGCTTCCTTTTGTGATGAAAGCCTGCCCTGTTCCATGTTTTTTGATTAATAATGCCCAAGCTGTAATTGCGGCTAATTCTTTAGCTTTAACTTGGCTGGGAGCAGAAGAAAAAGGATTAATTGGTAAATTAATTACCCATTATATACAAATAAAACCAACCCAACCCTTACCATTTATTCTTGATATGTTCTCTAGGGGTTATACTGGCTCTATTGCCGCTAATATTATATATTTAAAGCCAGGAAAGCTTATCACAACAAAAGCAACCCTTGTTTTGGCTGATATTAAAGAAGATTATTTTTCTTATATGATTTATCTTGATTATCACCCAGCAACTATGCGATAA